Proteins encoded together in one Lathyrus oleraceus cultivar Zhongwan6 chromosome 5, CAAS_Psat_ZW6_1.0, whole genome shotgun sequence window:
- the LOC127084740 gene encoding uncharacterized protein LOC127084740, translated as MKTNKQHFYSNLSIFLPIMLFLVIFSFSFSISKSFPLILTIPISVLSIVFLVTLKKKKGTKNESLIQEKLFKEKLQPSFDVGETEFNQQDDLHSDSSLPSDSERNIASMVDETVEIDCIEYQNASSCDDLDLDSDTDDGDDDYNDENYNHDAQFNRNIINMNRDKEDSLFSYTPSVYTISDEYEEEDEEEDSLIEIHLPKRNFSNLALAEESTQKMESELLDFLSESILKQQNLMQLLSEFNDMNEDESLIEIDISM; from the exons ATGAAGACAAATAAGCAACATTTCTATTCTAATTTAAGCATTTTTCTACCTATCATGTTGTTTCTAGTCATTTTctcattttccttttcaatttcCAAATCCTTTCCTTTGATTCTTACAATACCTATTTCTGTTCTATCTATTGTGTTTCTTGTCAcattgaaaaagaaaaaagggacTAAAAATGAAAGTTTAATTCAAGAAAAGCTGTTCAAAGAGAAGCTGCAACCATCATTTGATGTTGGTGAAACTGAATTTAATCAACAAGATGATTTGCATTCAGATTCTTCACTTCCATCCGATAGTGAAAGAAATATTGCCTCAATGGTAGACGAAACTGTTGAGATTGATTGCATTGAATATCAAAATGCGAGTAGTTGTGATGACTTAGATTTAGATTCTGACACAGATGATGGAGACGATGATTATAACGATGAAAATTATAACCATGATGCACAATTTAATAGAAATATCATAAATATGAATCGTGATAAAGAGGATAGTTTATTCTCATATACTCCTTCGGTCTATACTATTTCAG ATGAATATGAGGAGGAGGACGAGGAGGAGGATAGCCTCATTGAAATCCACCTTCCTAAAAGAAATTTTTCTAACTTAGCCTTAGCCGAAGAATCTACACAAAAAATGGAATCTGAATTGTTGGATTTTCTTTCGGAGTCTATTCTCAAGCAACAAAATCTCATGCAGCTTTTATCAGAATTTAACGATATGAATGAGGATGAAAGCTTAATAGAGATTGATATTTCCATGTGA